Proteins encoded by one window of Streptococcus sanguinis:
- a CDS encoding FecCD family ABC transporter permease, with amino-acid sequence MRDKKRILLVLISLSLLTFLIFLLSLSSGDQEFNIGEAFRYLLGQGDDGSAFIMEQIRLPRILVCLLAGASLGMSGVLLQTFTRNPLADSGTLGINAGAGVIITLAISKLEVTDPFYIRYLPFIATFGGMMTVALIYLISHQKGQAISPVKLIIAGVTLSTILSSSMIAITGRVNQNKLTYVVSWLAGKITGNNWESLAIAGPFLLLFWLLTYLRSHKLNILGLNDETALGLGLHLKRERQITLLLASALVAFSLSLAGNIVFIGMLASHISKRFLPSDHRLLFPAAMLLGAFIMTGADTITRTFLIGSSVPTGILISIIGAPYFLYLMYQQKK; translated from the coding sequence ATGAGAGATAAAAAACGAATTCTTTTGGTTCTAATAAGTCTCAGCCTCCTGACTTTCCTAATTTTCCTACTGTCTCTATCATCAGGCGATCAGGAATTTAATATCGGTGAAGCTTTTCGATATCTGCTGGGGCAAGGAGATGATGGCAGCGCCTTTATCATGGAGCAGATCCGCCTGCCTCGAATTCTGGTCTGCCTTCTAGCAGGAGCTTCGCTAGGGATGAGCGGTGTACTGCTGCAGACCTTTACTCGAAACCCACTTGCCGATTCAGGAACCTTGGGAATAAATGCCGGAGCTGGTGTTATCATTACTCTTGCTATCAGCAAGCTAGAAGTGACTGATCCTTTCTATATCCGCTATCTTCCCTTTATCGCAACCTTTGGCGGTATGATGACAGTAGCTCTTATTTACCTGATCTCACATCAAAAAGGCCAAGCTATCAGCCCCGTCAAGCTCATTATCGCTGGTGTGACCTTGTCAACCATTCTGTCTTCCAGTATGATTGCCATCACCGGCCGTGTCAATCAGAACAAACTGACCTATGTAGTTAGCTGGCTAGCTGGTAAGATTACGGGTAATAACTGGGAAAGTCTAGCTATTGCTGGCCCCTTCTTGCTTTTATTCTGGTTGCTGACCTATCTGCGCTCCCACAAGCTCAATATCCTCGGCCTAAATGATGAAACAGCTCTAGGCCTAGGGCTTCATCTAAAAAGAGAGCGTCAGATAACCTTGTTATTAGCCAGTGCTCTCGTCGCTTTTAGTCTATCCCTAGCTGGAAATATTGTCTTTATCGGTATGTTGGCTAGCCATATCAGCAAACGATTCCTGCCTAGCGATCATCGCTTACTCTTTCCAGCCGCCATGCTGCTAGGTGCCTTTATCATGACAGGGGCAGATACGATCACAAGAACCTTCCTCATCGGAAGCTCCGTCCCGACAGGCATTTTGATTTCCATTATTGGAGCCCCCTACTTCCTCTACCTTATGTATCAGCAAAAAAAATAA
- the pflA gene encoding pyruvate formate-lyase-activating protein, with product MVEEKIEEAVDYGKVTGMVHSTESFGAVDGPGIRFIVFLQGCHMRCQYCHNPDTWEMETNKSQLRTVDDVLQEALRYKGFWGNKGGITVSGGEALLQIDFLIAFFTKAKELGIHCTLDTCALPFRNTPRYLKKFDKLMAVTDLVLLDIKEINEEQHKIVTSQTNKNILACAKYLSDIGKPVWIRHVLVPGLTDRDDDLIELGKFVKTLKNVDKFEILPYHTMGEFKWRELGIPYKLEGVKPPTADRVKNAKELMQTESYTEYMNRVHNS from the coding sequence ATGGTTGAAGAGAAAATTGAAGAAGCAGTTGATTATGGAAAGGTAACGGGCATGGTCCACTCCACCGAAAGTTTTGGAGCAGTTGATGGACCGGGTATCCGTTTTATTGTTTTTTTGCAGGGCTGTCACATGCGCTGCCAGTATTGCCATAATCCAGACACATGGGAGATGGAGACCAACAAATCTCAGCTGCGGACCGTGGACGATGTCTTGCAAGAGGCTCTCCGTTATAAGGGCTTCTGGGGCAATAAAGGCGGCATCACCGTCAGCGGAGGAGAAGCCTTGCTGCAGATTGATTTTCTGATCGCCTTCTTTACCAAGGCTAAGGAGCTGGGCATTCACTGTACATTGGATACCTGTGCCCTACCTTTTAGAAATACGCCTCGCTACCTGAAAAAATTTGACAAGCTTATGGCAGTCACCGACCTTGTCCTGCTAGATATCAAGGAAATTAATGAAGAACAACACAAAATTGTGACCAGCCAGACCAACAAGAATATCTTGGCCTGTGCCAAGTACCTGTCTGACATTGGAAAGCCAGTCTGGATACGCCATGTCTTGGTGCCGGGATTGACCGACCGCGATGATGACTTGATTGAGCTAGGTAAATTTGTTAAGACACTGAAGAATGTTGATAAGTTTGAAATTCTACCTTACCATACCATGGGAGAATTCAAATGGCGGGAGTTGGGCATTCCTTACAAGCTGGAAGGTGTTAAGCCTCCAACAGCTGATCGGGTCAAGAATGCCAAGGAACTCATGCAGACTGAATCCTATACAGAGTATATGAATCGGGTGCATAATAGCTAA
- a CDS encoding endonuclease/exonuclease/phosphatase family protein produces the protein MKKQVSYKQLFPTVVLLAAFLSLLFSVQPVGAEEAVSSSTSEAAALTENPAVSDASVASQVESPSAESGESKAASTETVEKEGQAPATAQAAASGPEAVPNVGTIQGESQASPYEDKEVQVSNVVVTKTDRYGFYVQDLTPDGNSRTSDALYVVSKEKVDVGDKLSLEGRVKEGYMEELSIRQGQTFNKPIDSLTVTMLVASKVTKEGKADLPAPVDIVANMPQDTVDNDINNYQPQSEALDYWESLEGMLTTVKRPRVLGPQYRGDIYLLPEGYQALPLNNIGGLNLRPNAQNTATIPVYVGNKFIAKAKDYFNGDVVGVVTYRGKIYKLEPTQLPDLVDGGLQRQVSPIYPSEDKLTIASYNIENFSANAKKGETPEEKVTRIANSFINEIHSPDIITLIEVQDENGSVNDGTTSGVKSGEKLASRIKELGGKTYKYTEVAPLDGQDGGKPGSNIRVAFLYDPNRVKLVEKEAGTSDEAASFSGGHLVKNPARIAPTNPAFTKVRKSLAAEFEFKGQHIVVIANHLKSKIGDDAVYGSAQPAVQHTQAARIEQAKILNSFVQEGLRQNPNLKFVLTGDFNDFEFSETAKALAGNELINLMQEHDVADRYSYFYRGSNQSLDNIFISKNLAGKTVFAPVHINASFMEEHGRASDHDPVVVQLDFSKDVAASSSDSSQPSQSTGQSSVAVEQGAPSQTNPPSSNQTGQGQAAGSKKKGLPQTGQNNSGWAVLGLTLLMFAFTLKKRSRN, from the coding sequence ATGAAAAAACAAGTTTCTTACAAGCAGCTCTTTCCCACAGTGGTCTTGCTAGCTGCTTTTCTGTCCCTGCTTTTTTCTGTCCAACCGGTCGGAGCAGAAGAAGCGGTAAGTTCGTCGACTTCTGAGGCGGCTGCTCTTACAGAGAATCCGGCTGTAAGTGATGCGTCGGTTGCCAGTCAAGTAGAGAGCCCATCAGCAGAATCAGGAGAGTCAAAGGCAGCTTCTACAGAGACAGTGGAAAAGGAAGGCCAAGCTCCTGCTACAGCACAAGCTGCAGCTAGCGGACCAGAAGCTGTGCCCAATGTGGGAACCATTCAGGGAGAATCACAAGCCTCTCCCTATGAGGACAAAGAGGTTCAAGTTTCCAATGTAGTTGTGACGAAAACAGACCGCTATGGCTTTTATGTTCAAGACCTGACTCCTGATGGAAATAGCAGGACTTCTGATGCTCTTTATGTTGTTTCTAAAGAAAAAGTCGATGTCGGTGACAAACTTAGTCTTGAAGGACGAGTCAAAGAAGGCTATATGGAAGAGCTCAGCATTCGCCAAGGGCAAACCTTCAACAAGCCCATTGATAGTTTGACTGTCACCATGCTTGTCGCTTCTAAAGTGACCAAGGAAGGGAAAGCAGATTTACCTGCTCCAGTTGACATCGTGGCTAATATGCCTCAGGACACGGTCGATAACGATATTAATAACTATCAGCCTCAAAGTGAAGCGTTGGACTACTGGGAAAGTTTGGAAGGAATGTTGACGACGGTGAAGAGGCCCCGCGTTTTAGGCCCGCAGTACCGTGGAGACATTTATCTCTTACCTGAAGGTTACCAAGCTTTACCGCTAAACAATATCGGTGGCCTCAATCTTCGTCCAAACGCTCAAAATACCGCAACCATTCCAGTCTATGTTGGCAATAAATTCATTGCCAAGGCCAAGGATTATTTCAATGGTGATGTGGTCGGAGTTGTAACTTATCGTGGGAAGATTTACAAGTTGGAGCCGACGCAGCTGCCTGATTTGGTGGACGGTGGCTTGCAGAGACAGGTCTCTCCTATCTATCCAAGCGAGGACAAGCTGACAATTGCTTCCTACAATATCGAGAATTTTTCTGCTAATGCTAAAAAAGGTGAAACGCCTGAGGAAAAAGTGACTAGAATCGCTAATTCCTTTATCAATGAAATCCACAGTCCAGATATCATCACGCTCATTGAAGTTCAAGATGAGAACGGAAGTGTTAATGACGGAACGACCAGCGGTGTCAAAAGCGGTGAGAAACTAGCGAGCCGCATCAAAGAACTGGGCGGAAAAACTTACAAGTACACCGAAGTTGCCCCCCTTGACGGTCAAGATGGCGGCAAGCCTGGCTCTAATATCCGTGTGGCCTTTCTCTACGATCCAAATCGGGTGAAGTTAGTCGAAAAAGAAGCTGGTACGAGTGACGAAGCAGCTAGCTTCTCTGGTGGCCATCTGGTTAAGAATCCTGCTCGGATTGCTCCAACAAATCCAGCTTTTACTAAGGTTCGTAAATCCTTGGCAGCTGAGTTTGAATTCAAGGGACAGCACATCGTCGTTATCGCAAATCATTTGAAGTCCAAGATTGGGGATGATGCCGTTTATGGTTCCGCTCAGCCAGCAGTTCAGCATACGCAGGCAGCCCGGATAGAACAGGCTAAAATTTTAAATAGCTTTGTTCAGGAAGGACTGAGACAAAATCCTAACCTTAAGTTTGTTCTGACTGGTGATTTTAATGATTTTGAATTTTCCGAAACAGCTAAAGCACTGGCGGGTAATGAACTGATTAATCTCATGCAGGAGCATGATGTTGCTGACCGTTATTCCTATTTCTACCGCGGCAGCAATCAAAGCTTGGACAATATTTTCATTTCGAAGAACCTGGCTGGCAAGACAGTCTTTGCGCCTGTCCATATCAATGCCTCTTTCATGGAGGAACATGGCAGAGCTTCAGACCATGATCCAGTAGTGGTGCAGCTGGACTTTTCTAAGGATGTTGCAGCTTCGTCTTCTGACAGCTCCCAACCGTCTCAATCAACTGGACAATCTTCTGTAGCAGTAGAACAAGGAGCTCCGTCTCAGACCAATCCTCCATCGTCCAATCAAACCGGACAAGGTCAGGCTGCTGGCAGCAAGAAGAAGGGACTACCACAGACCGGCCAAAATAACAGTGGCTGGGCAGTCTTGGGATTAACTTTGCTAATGTTTGCTTTTACTCTCAAAAAGAGAAGCAGAAATTAA
- a CDS encoding FecCD family ABC transporter permease, with protein sequence MTLHTLFTQKNRPNIFWLVFFALILLLIGGLYLYLRFGIPSYSHRQLIETLSHPFKESPAQNIIIDLRLPRGIAALLVGASLAVSGALMQGITRNAIADPGLLGINSGAGLALICGYAFSKSIHYSSILLLSLAGACLASILVFSLSYHPRKGFEQLRLVLSGAMVTTLLTAIGQGLTIYLNLTNAVIGWQAGGLLGTNWKMLQIIAPFILLGLLLAQLFSHQLTILSLNETVAKGLGQRTTQITLFFLSIVLLLSAATVALVGSLALVGLIIPHFVKTISGKNYQKILPLTMLTGALFLLICDFAASHMVGLPLSSIISLVTLPVFLWLMRKGAFYER encoded by the coding sequence ATGACGCTTCATACACTCTTCACTCAAAAAAATAGGCCAAACATTTTTTGGCTTGTTTTTTTCGCCCTCATTCTCCTGCTGATTGGCGGACTCTATCTCTACCTGCGCTTTGGCATTCCCAGCTACTCCCATCGGCAACTGATAGAAACACTGAGCCATCCCTTCAAGGAAAGTCCAGCCCAGAACATCATCATAGATCTGCGCTTACCTAGAGGAATTGCAGCTCTGCTAGTCGGAGCTAGCTTGGCCGTTTCAGGAGCCCTCATGCAGGGGATTACCCGCAATGCCATTGCTGATCCGGGACTTTTGGGGATCAACTCTGGAGCTGGCCTTGCGCTCATCTGCGGTTATGCCTTTTCTAAGAGTATACACTACAGTAGCATCCTCCTGCTCTCACTTGCAGGAGCCTGTCTAGCCAGTATTCTGGTTTTTAGCCTCTCCTACCATCCTAGAAAAGGTTTTGAGCAACTACGTCTTGTCTTATCCGGTGCCATGGTAACAACACTCCTGACCGCTATCGGACAAGGCTTGACCATTTATCTCAACCTGACCAATGCTGTCATCGGTTGGCAGGCTGGAGGGCTTCTAGGAACCAATTGGAAAATGCTGCAAATCATTGCTCCCTTTATCCTATTAGGCCTTTTACTGGCTCAGCTATTTTCTCACCAACTAACCATTCTCAGCCTCAATGAAACAGTAGCCAAGGGCTTAGGCCAGCGAACGACTCAGATAACCCTGTTCTTTCTGAGTATTGTTCTACTGTTATCAGCGGCAACCGTTGCCCTAGTAGGAAGCCTGGCTCTTGTCGGACTGATTATTCCACACTTTGTCAAAACCATCAGCGGAAAGAATTACCAAAAAATCTTGCCACTGACGATGCTAACAGGAGCGCTCTTTCTATTGATCTGTGATTTCGCTGCGAGTCATATGGTCGGTCTGCCTCTTAGCTCTATTATCAGTCTCGTTACGCTGCCAGTCTTCCTGTGGCTGATGAGAAAGGGGGCCTTCTATGAGAGATAA
- the treC gene encoding alpha,alpha-phosphotrehalase, whose amino-acid sequence MTLDKTKVVYQIYPKSFKDTTGNGLGDFRGIIEKLPYLKELGVDMIWLNPFYPSPQRDNGYDISDYTAVDPIFGDMADFEEMVKVGQQHGIDFMLDMVLNHCSIEHDWFQKALAGDSYYQDFFILRDEPTDWLSKFGGSAWAPFGDTGKYYLHLYDVTQADLNWRNPNVREELFKVVNFWRDKGVKGFRFDVINVIGKDEVLTDCPEQEGKPAYTDKPIVHDYLRMMNEATFGQDASVMTVGEMSATTIENCILYTAPDRQELSMAFNFHHLKVDYEAGQKWTLKPFDFEELKRLFHTWGKEMSEHDGWSALFWNNHDQPRALNRFVDVENFRNEGATMLAASIHLSRGTPYIYMGEEIGMVDPDYDSMEDYVDVESLNAYQSLLAEGQSPEAAFRIIKAKSRDNSRTPMQWDDSVNAGFTTGTPWLKAGKSYPLINVENEIKGPIFTFYQKLIGLRKELPIIAEGSYQPAYEDSPQVYAFEREWQGQKLLVLNNFYADPITVDILPDYQNGQVLLSNYGKAQIDHVLTLQPYETLTILVVEN is encoded by the coding sequence ATGACACTTGATAAAACAAAGGTTGTCTACCAAATTTATCCAAAATCTTTTAAAGACACAACTGGCAACGGTTTGGGAGATTTTCGCGGGATTATTGAAAAACTTCCTTACCTGAAAGAGCTGGGAGTGGATATGATCTGGCTCAATCCTTTCTATCCGAGTCCGCAACGGGACAATGGTTATGATATTTCTGACTATACTGCGGTTGATCCTATCTTTGGAGATATGGCGGATTTTGAAGAGATGGTCAAGGTCGGCCAGCAGCATGGTATTGACTTTATGCTGGATATGGTTCTCAATCATTGCTCGATTGAGCATGATTGGTTCCAAAAGGCACTGGCTGGGGATTCCTATTATCAGGACTTCTTTATCCTGCGAGATGAGCCAACGGACTGGCTGTCCAAGTTTGGCGGCAGTGCCTGGGCGCCATTTGGCGATACGGGCAAATATTATCTGCATCTCTATGATGTGACTCAAGCTGATCTTAACTGGCGCAATCCCAATGTTCGTGAAGAGCTCTTTAAAGTGGTGAATTTTTGGCGGGACAAAGGAGTCAAGGGCTTCCGCTTTGATGTCATAAATGTCATTGGAAAAGATGAGGTGCTGACGGACTGTCCAGAGCAGGAGGGCAAGCCAGCCTATACTGATAAGCCAATTGTGCATGACTATCTGCGTATGATGAACGAAGCGACCTTCGGGCAGGATGCTTCCGTTATGACGGTTGGCGAAATGAGTGCTACGACGATTGAAAACTGTATCCTTTACACCGCACCAGACCGGCAGGAGCTATCTATGGCTTTTAATTTCCATCATCTCAAGGTGGACTATGAAGCTGGACAGAAGTGGACCCTTAAGCCTTTTGACTTTGAAGAATTAAAACGCCTTTTCCATACTTGGGGCAAGGAAATGAGCGAACACGACGGTTGGTCGGCCCTCTTTTGGAACAACCATGATCAGCCGCGAGCTCTCAACCGCTTTGTCGATGTAGAGAATTTCCGCAATGAAGGGGCAACCATGTTGGCAGCCAGTATTCATCTGTCGCGCGGGACGCCTTATATCTACATGGGGGAGGAAATTGGAATGGTGGACCCTGACTACGACTCCATGGAAGATTATGTAGATGTCGAGTCTCTCAATGCTTACCAGAGTCTGCTTGCTGAAGGGCAATCGCCAGAGGCAGCCTTCAGGATTATCAAGGCTAAATCTCGTGATAATTCTCGGACGCCTATGCAGTGGGATGATTCAGTCAATGCAGGTTTTACAACAGGAACTCCATGGCTGAAGGCGGGCAAATCCTATCCTCTCATCAATGTGGAAAATGAAATCAAGGGCCCGATTTTTACCTTTTATCAGAAATTGATTGGCTTGCGTAAGGAATTGCCTATCATCGCAGAGGGCAGCTATCAGCCAGCCTATGAGGACAGTCCTCAGGTTTATGCCTTTGAGCGGGAGTGGCAAGGACAAAAACTTTTAGTCCTTAACAACTTTTATGCTGATCCGATTACGGTGGACATCCTGCCAGATTATCAAAATGGTCAGGTTCTCCTATCCAATTACGGCAAGGCTCAGATTGACCATGTGCTGACCCTGCAGCCATACGAAACCTTGACTATCTTAGTGGTGGAAAACTAA
- a CDS encoding manganese-dependent inorganic pyrophosphatase: MSKILVFGHQNPDSDAIGSSYAFAYLAREAYGLDTEVVALGEPNEETAFVLDYFGVAAPRVITSAKAEGAEQVILTDHNEFQQSVADIAEVEVYGVVDHHRVANFETASPLHMRLEPVGSASSIVYRMFKEHGVEVPKEIAGLMLSGLISDTLLLKSPTTHPTDKVIAPELAELAGVNLEEYGLAMLKAGTNLASKSAEELIDIDAKTFELNGNNVRVAQVNTVDIAEVLERQAEIEAAIEKAIADNGYSDFVLMITDIINSNSEILAIGSNMDKVEAAFNFVLENNHAFLAGAVSRKKQVVPQLTESFNA; the protein is encoded by the coding sequence ATGTCTAAAATTTTAGTTTTCGGTCACCAAAATCCTGACTCAGATGCCATTGGTTCATCTTACGCTTTTGCTTACTTGGCTCGTGAAGCTTATGGCTTGGATACAGAAGTTGTTGCTCTGGGTGAGCCTAATGAAGAAACAGCCTTTGTTTTAGATTACTTTGGTGTAGCTGCGCCGCGCGTGATTACATCTGCAAAGGCAGAGGGTGCTGAGCAGGTTATTCTGACAGACCATAATGAATTCCAACAGTCTGTGGCTGATATCGCTGAAGTTGAAGTTTATGGCGTGGTGGACCACCACCGTGTTGCTAACTTTGAAACAGCTAGTCCCCTTCACATGCGCTTGGAGCCAGTGGGATCTGCTTCCTCTATTGTTTACCGCATGTTCAAGGAGCACGGCGTAGAAGTTCCAAAAGAAATTGCAGGATTGATGCTGTCTGGTTTGATCTCTGATACTCTCTTGCTCAAATCACCAACAACTCATCCGACTGACAAGGTCATTGCACCAGAATTGGCTGAGCTGGCTGGTGTCAACTTGGAAGAGTATGGTTTGGCAATGCTTAAGGCAGGTACAAACTTGGCTAGCAAGTCTGCAGAAGAATTGATCGACATCGATGCTAAAACGTTTGAGCTCAACGGAAACAATGTCCGTGTGGCACAGGTCAACACAGTTGATATTGCTGAAGTTTTGGAGCGTCAAGCAGAAATCGAAGCGGCTATTGAAAAAGCAATCGCTGATAACGGCTACTCTGACTTTGTCTTGATGATTACAGATATTATTAACTCAAACTCAGAAATTTTGGCTATCGGAAGCAATATGGACAAGGTCGAAGCCGCCTTCAACTTTGTTCTTGAAAACAACCATGCTTTCCTTGCAGGCGCTGTTTCTCGTAAGAAGCAAGTGGTGCCTCAACTGACAGAAAGTTTTAATGCTTAA
- a CDS encoding CsbD family protein: MSLENKFDQAKGAVKEGVGKVTGDNKTEAEGFVEKTVAKAKEVAEDAKEAVEGAVEGIKNSLDK, encoded by the coding sequence ATGTCACTAGAAAATAAATTCGATCAAGCTAAAGGCGCTGTTAAAGAAGGCGTGGGCAAAGTTACAGGAGATAATAAGACAGAAGCAGAAGGCTTTGTAGAAAAAACAGTTGCTAAAGCCAAAGAAGTTGCTGAAGATGCTAAAGAAGCTGTAGAAGGTGCTGTAGAAGGAATCAAAAACAGCTTGGATAAATAA
- a CDS encoding YiiX/YebB-like N1pC/P60 family cysteine hydrolase — translation MKIQDLQDGDLIFTVGSSEIAAAIRAATGSYSHVAIFFNGEIYHATHEKGVVNQDLSDFLQDEDVYDVYRYPAIEAEAVFKRAKSHLGKPYNFSFYPQSDGFYCSEYIAEILPIFDTIPMQFGDEENLISDFWQEYYRDLGLAVPIGQPGTNPSQLAQSRKLIYKGELHD, via the coding sequence ATGAAGATTCAAGATTTACAAGACGGAGATTTGATTTTTACAGTCGGATCTTCAGAAATTGCTGCTGCAATCCGAGCAGCAACTGGCTCATACAGCCATGTGGCCATCTTTTTTAATGGTGAGATTTATCATGCAACCCATGAGAAGGGGGTTGTCAATCAAGATTTGTCTGATTTTTTGCAGGATGAGGATGTTTATGACGTATATCGCTATCCAGCTATTGAAGCAGAAGCAGTCTTTAAAAGAGCCAAATCACATCTAGGAAAGCCATACAATTTCAGCTTTTATCCGCAGTCCGATGGTTTTTACTGTTCGGAGTATATTGCGGAAATTTTGCCGATTTTTGATACGATTCCCATGCAGTTTGGCGATGAGGAAAATCTGATTTCTGATTTTTGGCAGGAATATTATCGGGACTTGGGCTTAGCGGTTCCCATAGGTCAGCCTGGGACGAATCCTAGCCAGTTGGCTCAGTCAAGAAAACTCATCTACAAAGGAGAACTTCATGATTAA
- a CDS encoding DUF1803 domain-containing protein gives MIKIINPSRLTRQPFFKELIDYLDQHEAVILREIKREFESVANIDRSIEEFIKAGYIKRENKRYYLTLPFVESLEDVRLDQEIFIRDDSPLYQELLELRFETQLSNQTNAAILLEETDFQRDKLTLANYFYKMQRQYPLSEEQKPLYAVLGDVNPEYALKYMTTFLLKYVRKDELMQKRRDIFVDSLVILGYIRQNEAGKYELKASFDKERLTFQLD, from the coding sequence ATGATTAAAATCATCAATCCCAGCCGTTTGACGCGCCAGCCTTTTTTTAAGGAGCTGATTGATTATTTGGATCAGCATGAGGCGGTGATTCTACGGGAGATTAAGAGAGAGTTTGAGAGCGTGGCTAATATTGACCGCTCGATAGAGGAGTTTATCAAGGCTGGCTACATCAAGCGGGAGAACAAGCGATATTACCTGACGCTGCCCTTTGTGGAAAGTTTGGAGGATGTGCGTTTGGATCAGGAAATCTTTATCCGTGATGATAGTCCGCTCTATCAGGAATTATTAGAGCTGCGCTTTGAGACTCAGCTTTCCAATCAGACCAATGCGGCGATCTTGCTGGAAGAGACAGATTTTCAGCGAGATAAGCTGACCTTGGCAAATTATTTTTACAAGATGCAGCGCCAATATCCCCTGTCTGAGGAACAAAAGCCCCTCTATGCTGTCTTGGGCGATGTCAATCCAGAGTATGCACTCAAGTATATGACGACCTTTCTTCTCAAGTATGTCCGCAAGGATGAGCTCATGCAGAAGAGACGGGACATTTTTGTCGATAGCCTAGTGATTTTGGGCTATATTCGGCAAAACGAAGCAGGTAAGTATGAGTTGAAGGCCAGCTTTGATAAGGAGAGATTGACTTTCCAGCTGGACTGA